Genomic segment of Chelmon rostratus isolate fCheRos1 chromosome 2, fCheRos1.pri, whole genome shotgun sequence:
AACAGTGAATATGCGGAACTATTAACATTGCATGTGCTACTCTTGTATTATTAAGGGGAGTACAATCTAAGGTAAGTATAACAAACTACAGAATAGTCCTGTGCAGTGTTATTGTCTGATGTTGAACATCGGTGAATTATGCTAACACTGAAGACTTGTCTGTGAGAGGCCTGTATAGTTAAATCAGCGTGATTGTactgtttctttaaaaacatgtatGAAGCAGACTATCTTAAATGTAACCGTGGGAAACGCTTGGCTTCAGCCCTGTCAGGACTGGTGGGGACATCTCCCTGCTGTCAAAGGGTGGGTGGGGTGTAGGAGGGTGCAGGGAGCAGGTAGGGCTGCTACCTCACTCCATCCAGCTTTGGAGACAGCCTTCTTGTCGACCTGAGGtcccacacgcacgcactcagTGGGTGTGTGCACAGCgagcatcagctgctgctggacgcGAGTACACACCGCCAGCCGCTGCGCTCCATCAGCCGGACGCCCATGATGAGAGGCTGCTCCAGCCGACCCAAGCTCACACAGAACCAGGACAGAGCGGGTAAGACGCGTCGCTGTGGCGCCTTTACCCGACTTGTTTAAAATCGTGCATATTTAAGCGGAGGACAGTGTCGGGCAGCGAGGGGCAGGTCGAGCAGCCCTTCGAGACGTAAACAAGAGTCTGTGTGCTGGCGCTGCCGCCGAGACCTTTCCCCTACATTGTGAGCGCGAGCGacaatctttgctttttttggtaGGACCCAGAATCATCTGTACCAGCAGCTGTTGTGCTGTCACACAGAGGATGAAGAGCCAGGCGGATGGTTTTTGGCTACTGCcgaaaaaaaatataaaaatctaaTAGCTTCGCGTAGACTGAAGCTGATCCCCCTGCTCTCTTGTATTATTatactgttattattttaattcCCCACACAGCGACCGTCATTCAGGCGCTGTTTGCGCTTTCtggctgtttgttgtgtttttggttgttgttgttgctcacACTGCGCTGCTGCTGCGCTGCGGCGCAGAACAGCTCAGTTATCAGCGCTGAATGTTGGCTGTGAGCCGCAGCGGTCcgtgtctgtgctgctttccTGCCGAGTGTAGCGTTGACACACTATATTGGGAAATGACTTGTCCGGTGTGTTACAGGCTAAAGGCTGTTAGCTGCAATCAGAGCCCGACAGCagctgctgggaggaggagcACTGATCTGTTTCCTGTTCGTGTCCCACTGTTCAGCATGCAAGACATCTCATTTGACATATTGCATACGCTGCACATGCACAAGAGtgactgcctgctgctgctctcacaggGGCTACTAAAGCTTTCCGCAGATAAGATAAGCTACTTTAAATAGTCCACCAAATATTGCATGCTGCTTGACCAACTTTTACAGTTCGTGCCACAATTTGTATGGAAGTCCAACTGGATTACCTGCatgaaaaagctaaaaatatatCCCCAGCATGAGTTAGTGTGCCATTTATTTGCAGACCTGATGAACCTGACTTATAGTCTACTAGCAGTCAGGGAATTTGAGAGAGGAGCTATTTAATTAGAAACCCTCCATCTCACCATATTTAGGTCACAGGCCCTGTTACTCCACCACCAAGACTGACGCTAAAGCTCCATATAATCAGTGCATCGTCAGTCCATGAAGACCACATAAACAGAGGAACAAATAGGCCTACTTACCTGAAAATGTACAGCGACTTACCACTATATTAGGCACACCTGCGCAGTGTAATTCAATCCAGTTCAACACTTCTGCAAAGAGTCCCGTCTTTGGAAAGCTTATAATGTTCCGTTTTTGTTGTCACTATGTTAGTGTTGTGCGGATTTATCTCTATGGCAATTTCTTAGGCCATTGTCATGGTGATGTACTCGACTGCAGTCACCTGAAATTCACTCTGTTCATTTGATATGGACAGAATATTGGAAACACCTTCGTACACATTTTCTGACACCTTACCTGCAATCAAATCTGAATATTAGAATCATTAAATCTATATTGGAAATATAGAATCAGCTGGAATGCATTACAGGTGTTTCTTATATTCTGGTAGTTTACAGGTCCTatagttcacacacacacacaaagagggagagTAATGCTGCCATCTCATGGACAATGTCAGCTCATGCATAAAGTGACTTTTGTAAGTGTAAGAAAATGTTAATAGTCAGTTTGTGTGATGTTAGTTAGTGAGAGTAGGAATAAGACATTTGAAACATCTGTCGCTTATTGGTTGTTGATATTCTCAGTAAAAACTAGCAGTATCATGAGAGTGTTTACAGCATTACTGTCATAATTGGTCCTTTTCACAGACgatattttgacttgtcactgtaggaaaagcacaaatgtcagtaataacattaacaatggctctgctctgttcaaGTGTTCCAGTAAGCCGTGAAAGTGAGCTAGAGTGCACagtaccaggaccctgaaactgaaacagctaCGCGAAATTGTGCTAAAGCCAAACATAATGCAATCTTTAAGCAATACTGAACATGTGGTAAATGTGCACGTCCCCACTTGTGAGGTGTTTGGAGTCATtttggctgattagacctctgctcagaCTGGAGGTGGGCGAAGCTTTGCTGCACATTATGTGAGGTTGCCGAACTCGGGGCATTGATAAGGATTAAGGTGTAATTTCCCACCTTAACAGGTACAGAGAGTAAGTGAGTTTTGAGAAGAGGTGAAATCAGACAAATCAAGTGAAAACACCTTGGTGTGGACCATGGGTgtgtttaaagcagcatttctttGCTGCTCTCTCAGAGTTGGTGTGATCATAGTATTGCTTTTAAATGATACACTTTCAGGGAGTGTTAGTACACTAATGCTTACagactgcattttaaaatgccAACTCACCAGCTTGACCCCCTTAACTCTTAGACAGCAACCTGATGTGTTTTATCAGTAATCTGTTtctactgtgtgtactgtaaaggcacttaaccccccaatatgctccccgggcgcctgatgcggcagcccactgctcctgtgtggttcactgcatgttgcatgtgcatgtgtgtgtttcagtaaatcagcgatgggtgaaatgcagagactaatttcccagtttgggattactagagtgaataaaatttttaaaaaaaattaaaaaaaattaaagactgaaacaaaatgGTTTTATGTGCTAAAGCTAGTTGTGCAGTCTTGTTGCTTCCCTTAGTGATACAGGCTATTGATACTATTGTGCATATAGGCCAAAAATTATGCAGCAAACTAATTCCTAACAACATTTTCCAGTGTTAAAGTAGCACTAATCAATACTTTTACATACAAACAATGGAGCAAATGACTGCTCAGTGTGAGGGGTTGCTCGTTGTGACAAATCCACAGAAttgtcactgagctgcagttcccctcagctctgtgggggGTCTCACAGCTCATTGAACTACTGTTTTTACAACTTAACTGTTTAGGATCGCTCTCACTGTTCTCATCAACCTCAGCTCCAGCCATggcaggaagctgttttcaaTGGAAAAGCTGTAAAAATTATTGTAACGGCgacagacagacaagatgaGCTCTTACCAGGGAAACATAGTGGTGCACTTAAGAGCCAGGTGTTTCCCTCAGGAATTGGTGGAGAACCAAACTAGAGCTAAAATGCAATTTTTGACATACATCAATTGGCCAACATAAAATCAATGCTAATTTTGATCCATGTCAGCTGGATGTGTAATTAGCCATAACTACTTCAGAAGGTGATAACAGTTGTGTTTatgctgtcctgctgcccccAAAAGTAATAAATACCACTTTAAAGTATACCAATACAATGTCCTTTTTCATAGCAGACATGAAGATTTAGAGTTGCTAAAACTGGAAACTCAACTCAGTCCCATGCAGCATCATTCATGTTATTACTTACACCTGTTGCttacctgctgtgacatgtcgAAGCGTCTCTTATGAAAAGGCGCTCTAATAAACTAGCATAAATCCTTaagcatttaacattttaaaacagaaatattaccGTACCTGCCGTGTTATAGCAACAGCGCCATGGCCAAACAATTGTGCTGTTGTTGCCGTCACAAATAAACCTAAAACAACGTGTTGGTGGCGTATAAACACGTCTCGCTACATCTTTTATCCTGGTCTGAAATATCCTTGCGTGTTTTCCTCCTGAGCACTCCGCACAGCTCGCGTCACTTACGGCTCAGCAGAAGATGCGCTGCGCCCGTACTGCGGTCATTACGGCCGACCGTTGGCCTGCGCTGCGGTCAGAGCGGAGCACGTGACaccagcacagagaaaatacCGGTCGACACGGCAGCCTCCATCCCCGCAGAGCAGCGCGGATGAAACACCGGTCACCTTCAGAGCAGCATCACGGGAAAAGGCCCCGTGTTCCCGCCGCGGCCGCCTCCACCTCACCGCAAGACGGAATGGAGGACAAAACACCGTCAAATCCGCGGGAACTCACCCAAAACCCACTCAAGAAGATCTGGATGCCGTGTAAAAATGGCCttcctgaaaaacacatttctcaaagAAAGGGTGCGTAAGACAACGTGGCGGCAGTTAGCATTTGTATAGCAGTTAGAGCTCATTATTTCACCCGTCCTTTAATGTGTATCATCGAAATTTATAATTTCCTTatctgtttacatgtttttgtcatttgggaGCACGCAAACGGACTCACTGTAGTATATGAGAGAAGTAATGCTAGTCCGTCCCCCTGCGGGGAGCTAAAGCTGAATCTGTTGTGATGTTCTAGCTAACGTTACCGTGGTTATAAGCGCGGGGACCACAGTTGGCTGAGTTCAGAtgtcttgctgctgctgctgccatctggtTCACAGTTATGTAAGCTAAGGATTCACTGGATGCTCACGCAAATGAAGGCAGCTCGCATCGAGGAGAAAGGACTGGTACTGGTCCATCTCATTGTTACTGTGTGCCAAGTCAAGCACCAACTGTTGGTAAACAGGAATTGTGTCCCTGCAGTCATGTGAGTGATTTGCCCCTGTGCATGTGCTGTTGCGTGTTTACCAGCGCTCACGTTGGTCACTtctctgtggtgtgtgtctTCTCGCTGTGGCCTGATTGAGAAAGAATTTTTGAATCAATACACTTGAAAATGCCAATGAAACCATGAGCTCGTGGTGGGTCAATCGGTTTGTCTTTTTCGCAGTGAAATGCAGAGCATAACCAGACAGCACAAACCTTTCACATATCAGGGCATAGTTGTGAAAGATACTCTTTTAACACTCAGTATCTCCAGAAAAAGCGAACTGTTATGTCTTTTTTAACAGACAGGAAGTTTTTTAAACATGGGCATTATCTAACAAGAAGATGCATGTGGCGAAGTAGCACAAAACGTCACGCTCCCTGGCCCAGTCACctgtgcacacactgcagctgagtgTGGAAACtagctgtttgttctctccAGAGGTGTTGGGTAGTTCAAGTGCTGGGTTTCACAACGTCTCAGACACGTCTGCCCCTCGCAGACAACATCATGTGGTGGTGTGATGTGGCTTTGTCTTCATGGCAGATTACACTGGGTTACACGTCCTGATAAGGACAATCTAATGTCAATATTAAATCtttatatctttattttattatataacaTACACGATAGAGAAGAGAGTAAGTGCAGGTTTTGAAAGTGATGGGGGCATATTTAGAGCTGTGAAACTAATTGTTGAACAAAACCTTGAGATAAACTGATTTGCTTTTACTGAGGTGTTACATATTTTACACTGAAATCACTTTTACATCTTCCATGTGGTTTATGTGTGATCAGCACCTGACTGAAGCTgtctttcccctcttcctcttttattcCAGTATGTATGACCAACTGTCCCACCCTGATTGTGACAGTGGGCCTTCCTGCCAGAGGGAAGACCTATATCTCCAAGAAGCTGACCCGCTACCTTAACTGGATCGGAGTGCCCACCAGAGGTACGACTTCTCAGGATCTTTAGCACCAGTTGGCAGAGTCTAAGAAACTCTGATAAAACAAGGCACAGTTGTAGAGACACCAGTTCTCAAGGATAAAGTTAATTAAACCCGGATCACATCACAACTTTCATgccaaagagagagatgaactCGTGTCCTTGCCTCTGTCTTTGCATAGAGTTCAATGTTGGGCAGTacaggagagagtgtgtgaagaTCTACAAGTCCTTTGAATTCTTCCGTCCAGACAACGAGGAGGGGTTAAAGATCAGACGGTAAGCTAGACAACTGGCTGCCATAGCAGTTTATTTAGCCAATAAGTAAGTGACATTTATGTCTCTATGATCTTTACAGACAATGTGCTTCAGCAGCGTTGAACGATGTGCGACAGTATCTCACAGAAGAAGGAGGCCAAGTTGCGGTGGGTCAAACATTCAACGCTTGCTTTTGATGTCTCTGCCATGCTAAATGCTACATAActcatctgtttttgtattgCCTATTTTAAACAGGTTTTTGATGCAACAAACACCacgagagaaaggagggaaactATCATCCAGTTTGCAGAGCAGAATGGCTTTAAGGTAACTTGTGTGGGGACAGTTCTGGGAGCGACACTGCATTAGTTGGCATTCACTTTTAAGCTTGATTTGTCCCTCCTTCACCTCTTCTCCCAGGTGTTCTTCgttgagtctgtgtgtgaagaCCCAGATGTCATACAGGAGAACATAGTGGTGTGTGACTTGAGCTTACCTATTTATTTTATCCGAAGACAAAATGAACTTGTACtcactcctctgctgtctctctgtttagCAAGTGAAGCTGGGCAGCCCCGACTACACCAACTGCAATACAGAAGAAGCAGTGGAAGATTTCATGAAGAGGATAAAGTGCTATGAAAACTCCTACGAGACACTGGATGAAGTGCTGGACAGGTGAGGTGAAAGGTGCTGTGGAGAGTGTGATAGTAAAGATTTCCTAACTGTGCAAAAAGAAGGGCTACAACTAGCTTAGTAAGTTAGCTGTTTCAACTACACtgatatttttaactttattgtAAACATTACCTCGGCAGCTTTTGCTCAtgtttgcagattttttaaaatcagatatTTCCTAAGGTAGTTGTGACATCAATTTTGTTGTGTAGTCCTCTGTGCCAGTGCTCAGTGGCTTTTCAAGTAGGTCAGGAGTAAACATTTGGCAAATACAAAGTCATGGCAGCACACAGACTGTCCTTTCGCTTAATCACTTTTTCTGGTAGAAGTAATATTTTTATCTTAATAGGTTAATGCAGTTAATTTATATTCCTAAATAACCAGTCCTTAGATTTATACACTGGTTTTAGCTCAGTCACATCACACAATGTTGAATAGAAGGCTTAATGTGTCTGTCCTCTCCCATCAGGGATCTCTCCTATATCAAAATCATGGACGTTGGTCAGCGGTACTTGGTCAATAGAGTGTTGGACCACATCCAGAGCCGGATCGTCTACTACCTCATGAACATTCACATCACGCCACGCTCCATCTACCTGTGCCGCCACGGTGAGAGTGAGCTCAATGTCAAGGGTCGAATCGGAGGAGACTCGGGACTCACACCCAGAGGCAAAGAGGTATGTCAGACTTTTTCAACAACAGACATTTCTACAGAGCCTGACAGGATGAGTTGGTAAAtaatggttgttgttgttttgtttttgttttttttgttctccatACAGTTTGCAAAGAAGCTGAGCCAGTTCATCCAGTCACAGGGCATCAGTGACCTGAAGGTGTGGACCAGTCAGATGAAGAGAACCATCCAGACAGCTGAAGCTCTCAGTGTGCCCTACGAACAGTGGAAGGTCCTCAACGAGATTGATGCAGTGAGTGCTATGTTCTTGACTGCTTGACTGCACAGCTGTTTGTAGACGTGTGTGGCATTAATGGCATTCAATCCCTGCATGATGTAATTTCAGGGCGTTTGTGAGGAGATGATGTATGAGGAGATCCAGGACCACTATCCCTTGGAGTTTGCTCTGAGGGACCAGGACAAATACCGCTATCGGTACCCAAAAGGAGAGGTCAGTGGCTAAAATTTTACGTTGTTATGTTTTGTCTAATGATGTGATGTGGTTATCTAACTGGTTAAGTGTTTTTTGTATATTACCAGTGAAGTAGCATGCTTGTGAACcgtgtgtctttgtttgaatTTTGGCATTACCCAATGCAGAGTTGGTCTTTCTTGGTGAATTTAAGGACACACACGTAACCACAAACACCATTAGACAGCATCCAGATGGCTACTGGCCACTTGCTAATGAGCCTAGACAAGCAGCCCCTCAGACAGATTTGGCTTAACACCAGATGACAGTAAACAAAGACTTCACATTAGCCTGTCAATATGTGTGGGAGCCAAAAATGTGGGGTCAGGTTGTTTACTGTGGGTCTGAATGCACGCTAGTCTGTTCTCACCTTAAGTCCATCCCATTACCCCTCCATTAATCTAAGACAGGAAGATTGATATAGACATTAGTTGGCTGCCCGGGCACACAGTGCTGATGTAGGCTCTTGTAAAAGCTAGCATTAGTCGAGGTAGCTTGAAGCAGAATGTGGCGCAAATGTTCACATGGAGTTAAGGAtgaattaattacattttgctgGTCAAAGGGCACCGTGACTACACATAACAAATATCGGCCCTAACTCAAGAATTATAATGCTAATTATGGCAAACTTTCTCACAAAATTCACATCGAATAAAATGATGTTGTATGAAGAcaacaggtcaaaggtcaacttcactgtgacataatattaagataagactttattaatccccatccggggaaattcgggtgttacaggcagcagccaatagcagtaggaaaataatattgcacaaggtaattCGTgcatgataaatcacacatcagtgcaaaagcAGTCTGAATATGGGCCcagtgctggagttgaacactctgacagctgacctgtggtagcgttccttcttacacactggactgCCGAGGGCCTCTACTGTGTCATGCAGGGTGTGAGAGGGGACGCAGTGATAGATGTCAGAGGCAGTCCAgaacagagccagctctcctgcccagtttgttgagtctctttgtgtccctctcagagcttccacagtcCCAGCAGATCAATGCATAAATGATTGCAGATGcaagagtcataaaaagttttcaACAGTGTCATACATACTCCACAGTTTAGTCCCCACCAGTCGACAAAGCTAGTGACAGCTTCCTTCTATTCCAAATGTTCCCCTGTGATCCAATGATCgctgtatcatcggagaacttctggaggtggcagtgttgtgtctgaagaCCGATGTGTATagtgtgaagaggaaaggagagagcacagtactCTGCGGAGCCACGGTGCTCCAAACtgccacatccaacacacagtcGCGAAGCAGAAAAGtgttctgcaaaaacatgtttctggccattattcttctttctttattattctttgccataactcaggaacagaaggggacaTCGTGACCGTGTTTCccatttggtcagatactgaattgatgacactaatcttgggcatccaccttgaaactgtggtgattgtatagatcttctgtgctgctgggttgaagatgtgtgtgaagcatcagtgttttacaatttgtagcttctttgcagcaacatccatataAAAACCATTGTTGTCAGCACAAactcattggttctgctgatattgagctccAGGGGATTGTTGTAGCACCATGTGATGAAACTCTCTaacagtcctctgtgctcctctttaAAAGTAGTCTCTCAGTGAAGACAGcttgtttctcactggaaattattcactgcaATCTTACCTGTCAATAAAGTGATGTCTTCGATTtccaaaaaaatacacttaatacccTCCATTATATTCCGTCAGAGTCCTCACTACATATATGAGattggacagacatggatgtaaactgcaacttgactggttggcagaggcttcctgcctgtctgatttgcctctttttgtgtgtcttctgaCGCAGTCCTATGAGGACCTGGTGCAGCGGTTGGAGCCTGTCATCATGGAGCTGGAGCGGCAAGAGAACGTGCTGGTCATCTGTCACCAGGCTGTCATGCGCTGCCTGTTGGCTTATTTCCTGGACAAGACAGCAGGTTAGTTCATAAACTGAACCTCAGGGATCCTCTGCGCCTTATTTGAAGACCCCTGTGCATTATAGATAGTAATGGTTCAGTAAGGAAGGGGAATTTTTCTTCTTCGTTATGTAGTTAAATTCTGGTTCTGAATAAGGTACAGGATAGTGTTTTTTACAGTGCGACACATTCAGTGTAGAGATGTGACACACTTTCATAGTGCCCAGAAATTAGAAGTGTGTTTCACTCCAGACTGACTGAcctgatttcatgttgtagagCTGGTTACTGTAGCAAAAATGTCAGATTAAAATCAACTCTATTTCTCCCAGATAATTCACAATACTACACTGTACACAGTACATTTCAACACCAGGGATGGGTATCAGGGCAGTGTTTATTCATACTACTGCTTTACTAATAACACAGCAACTTTATAGATACGCTTATTGGTTATTTTCTATCACTAacgaaaaataaatgttattacaaattattattattaaaaatcaATTTATATCAGGATTAGAATTTGGTTATATTTTGAATATAATTGCACAGCAGTGTAGCAAAGTTAGTGCGCTGGTTAAACATATGGGTGGTGAATGGGACTCAGCTCAGGTACCACACTTTTCTGCCAGTTTCTGTTTGTTGAACCGCTTGTCCAAGTACCGCTAAAAGAATCAACCTTAAAATATCCCAGGCTTCTTAAGATTTTAGAACTGGGTGGGTTCTTACTCAAGACAGATCTTTACATTGCACAAGAAAGAATAAATGATACTGATAAATGATTCAAAGATAATATCTGGAAATGATGCACAGGAACTTGAGCTCCTTGTTTGTTCAGGTTGTTTCATGAACTGTTGGTTCTGTGTATTTGCCCTTCCACAGAAGAGCTGCCATACCTGAAGTGCCCGTTGCATACTGTGCTGAAGCTAACGCCGGTGGCCTATGGTAGGACTGGTCTCTTGTTAGCATATAAAGCAGATAATAAGTATTTCtaatgaatattaataaaaacTATTCTTCTGCCATCTTGAACTAATGTAATCAAACTTGTGTCTGCATGCTCAGGCTGTAAGGTGGAGTCCATCAGCTTAAATGTGGACGCAGTCAACACGCACCGAGAAAGACCAGAGGTGGGTATGACCaaatgcaatcacacacacacacacacacacagtacaagtGACCCACTTGTTGCAAGGTAGGATGGTTCACACGTAGGTTCGTTTGATAGCCTCATGTGCTGAACGTCACGGTGTTGCCTGATATTTCACCACAGTgttgaaacacaacacagatttCTTTATCTGCAGTCCATTCTGATGCACATGTTTGTATATGCAGCAGCATGAAATGGTTATGAGCTCAGAgcaggtttttgtgtttgattgtgtttgGATTATATGTTATCAGGACACAGCAGAAACGGTGACTGAGGCTGGTATTGCTTTTCACCCCCACACCCCTTCTATAAACATGCCTCTGAGTGGATGATGTTACAGTTTCTTACAGGGTTTgatgctgaaaaacactgataaaagTAGTCACACAATGATTCTGAGTGAAATACACCAAGTATTAGTACGACAAGTATCATGTGAATAAATGTACTGCATATAAGTAATGTGATGTGATATAATGCTTAGAAACCTCCACTTACAGGTGAAGTTTACTAATGTTCATCACCCATTAAGCTCCTTTGTGTGATGTTaggtttttcatgtttgtgtagCTGAGAAATCAGAAGAAAAAGCATTAGATGAGCATAAGGAAAGCATGCATGCCGAGGTTTAATTTCTCTAGTTCTTGCACTGCTGACACAAAACTGACGAAGACACTggtgatgaagacaaacaaaaacctcaaCCATGTGGGAAACGTACCTCTGAATTTAATCCGTCTGTCCGAGTCTTcgcccagtgtgtgtgtgcgcagtggATTTGGATCTCCCACGTGTTTTGATCCCTccccctctttgtgttttttttttttttttcatcaaacagAACGTAGAAGTGTCGCGGATGTCAGAGGAGGCTTTGCTAACAGTGCCAGCTCACCAATGAGGCAGTACccctcaccccccaccccaccctccttTACCCTTCCTTACGCACACACTACCATTCAGATGCACAATGTACCTGCAAAACTCAACAGCCTCTTGcctctcttctccaccttcTTCGATTGAATTACTCTCCACTCTTCACCGATCTTATCATCTGTATTTCCTCCACTTGTATTCTACGACATGATGATGGTGGTAGTTGACTGGAATCCAGTTTCTGATTTTGGTTATTAATCCTATGACATGGATCCTGTGTCGTGCACGTTCTCCAATTTTTtggagaatgaatgaatgaaaggccgatgaaagttttttctttttgaactgACGCTGTGATCTCAACTGTGAAGTAATGAAACCTCAGCACCTTTTTTGTTGAAGCATTGATTACATGTAGTTTTTTTCCTCATTGATCTTAATCTGTTGAACTGATTTAACAGTTTTAATATTTTCCAGTGTCTCATCACTTTACATTTCTGTTGGTAGAAGTCAAGACACTCTAATCTTAGTTTTACAGCAttgcacaacacaaaacaaggttgtgcttttttatattttgcacaTGGAAATCAACTCTGTCTATCTCCTTattaaaggtatactatgcagcATTTCCCTAAAAACATGTATACTCATACAAAAGAATTCCCTACTAGAAGTGTGTGGCGGTGTCTATATCTGCCCGTTTTTATTatattcttattttgctgtgtttctgcaaCCTTTGGGCAACCGTAATGTAACCCCCAGCCAGTAACAGCGCGCAGGTGAGGTTGGGACTTCATGAAAAGGTAGCGACCAGGTGTCAGACCGTAAGCAGCGTGTGTCAATGAGGAATCTACAAAAATGACGGAAACAGTGTCgaaaaacagtaataataatagtaacacTGCTGCATAGCATACCTTTTTAATGTCCTCTATTATAGTTAGTCTCTACTTTTGGAATGTCTAACACTGTCTAATGAAGATCCTGGAAGTATAGAcatagtttgttttattgtttttgttcaatGAGTATATTATATTCATATCACTGGTCAGAATTCAGAAGATATTCCTGTTTAATGTTTCCAAATAAACTCCACTCAATTATTTCACGCATGCTTACCACACTCTTGTCCTTCATTTTAGAAA
This window contains:
- the pfkfb4a gene encoding 6-phosphofructo-2-kinase/fructose-2,6-bisphosphatase 4a isoform X4; the protein is MMRGCSSRPKLTQNQDRAVCMTNCPTLIVTVGLPARGKTYISKKLTRYLNWIGVPTREFNVGQYRRECVKIYKSFEFFRPDNEEGLKIRRQCASAALNDVRQYLTEEGGQVAVFDATNTTRERRETIIQFAEQNGFKVFFVESVCEDPDVIQENIVQVKLGSPDYTNCNTEEAVEDFMKRIKCYENSYETLDEVLDRDLSYIKIMDVGQRYLVNRVLDHIQSRIVYYLMNIHITPRSIYLCRHGESELNVKGRIGGDSGLTPRGKEFAKKLSQFIQSQGISDLKVWTSQMKRTIQTAEALSVPYEQWKVLNEIDAGVCEEMMYEEIQDHYPLEFALRDQDKYRYRYPKGESYEDLVQRLEPVIMELERQENVLVICHQAVMRCLLAYFLDKTAEELPYLKCPLHTVLKLTPVAYGCKVESISLNVDAVNTHRERPENVEVSRMSEEALLTVPAHQ
- the pfkfb4a gene encoding 6-phosphofructo-2-kinase/fructose-2,6-bisphosphatase 4a isoform X3 — its product is MMRGCSSRPKLTQNQDRAVCMTNCPTLIVTVGLPARGKTYISKKLTRYLNWIGVPTREFNVGQYRRECVKIYKSFEFFRPDNEEGLKIRRQCASAALNDVRQYLTEEGGQVAVFDATNTTRERRETIIQFAEQNGFKVFFVESVCEDPDVIQENIVQVKLGSPDYTNCNTEEAVEDFMKRIKCYENSYETLDEVLDRDLSYIKIMDVGQRYLVNRVLDHIQSRIVYYLMNIHITPRSIYLCRHGESELNVKGRIGGDSGLTPRGKEFAKKLSQFIQSQGISDLKVWTSQMKRTIQTAEALSVPYEQWKVLNEIDAGVCEEMMYEEIQDHYPLEFALRDQDKYRYRYPKGESYEDLVQRLEPVIMELERQENVLVICHQAVMRCLLAYFLDKTAEELPYLKCPLHTVLKLTPVAYGCKVESISLNVDAVNTHRERPENVNIHRTPEDALQTVPPHL
- the pfkfb4a gene encoding 6-phosphofructo-2-kinase/fructose-2,6-bisphosphatase 4a isoform X1, whose protein sequence is MKHRSPSEQHHGKRPRVPAAAASTSPQDGMEDKTPSNPRELTQNPLKKIWMPCKNGLPEKHISQRKVCMTNCPTLIVTVGLPARGKTYISKKLTRYLNWIGVPTREFNVGQYRRECVKIYKSFEFFRPDNEEGLKIRRQCASAALNDVRQYLTEEGGQVAVFDATNTTRERRETIIQFAEQNGFKVFFVESVCEDPDVIQENIVQVKLGSPDYTNCNTEEAVEDFMKRIKCYENSYETLDEVLDRDLSYIKIMDVGQRYLVNRVLDHIQSRIVYYLMNIHITPRSIYLCRHGESELNVKGRIGGDSGLTPRGKEFAKKLSQFIQSQGISDLKVWTSQMKRTIQTAEALSVPYEQWKVLNEIDAGVCEEMMYEEIQDHYPLEFALRDQDKYRYRYPKGESYEDLVQRLEPVIMELERQENVLVICHQAVMRCLLAYFLDKTAEELPYLKCPLHTVLKLTPVAYGCKVESISLNVDAVNTHRERPENVNIHRTPEDALQTVPPHL
- the pfkfb4a gene encoding 6-phosphofructo-2-kinase/fructose-2,6-bisphosphatase 4a isoform X2, yielding MKHRSPSEQHHGKRPRVPAAAASTSPQDGMEDKTPSNPRELTQNPLKKIWMPCKNGLPEKHISQRKVCMTNCPTLIVTVGLPARGKTYISKKLTRYLNWIGVPTREFNVGQYRRECVKIYKSFEFFRPDNEEGLKIRRQCASAALNDVRQYLTEEGGQVAVFDATNTTRERRETIIQFAEQNGFKVFFVESVCEDPDVIQENIVQVKLGSPDYTNCNTEEAVEDFMKRIKCYENSYETLDEVLDRDLSYIKIMDVGQRYLVNRVLDHIQSRIVYYLMNIHITPRSIYLCRHGESELNVKGRIGGDSGLTPRGKEFAKKLSQFIQSQGISDLKVWTSQMKRTIQTAEALSVPYEQWKVLNEIDAGVCEEMMYEEIQDHYPLEFALRDQDKYRYRYPKGESYEDLVQRLEPVIMELERQENVLVICHQAVMRCLLAYFLDKTAEELPYLKCPLHTVLKLTPVAYGCKVESISLNVDAVNTHRERPENVEVSRMSEEALLTVPAHQ